From a single Salmo salar chromosome ssa22, Ssal_v3.1, whole genome shotgun sequence genomic region:
- the si:dkeyp-97e7.9 gene encoding DEP domain-containing mTOR-interacting protein isoform X3, protein MEKMRSSINRKSMARLHKTKVMIAGEQLRLRLHDGKLIKDRRYHLRTYPNCIVAQELTDWLISNKEAPDRATAVCLMQQLMDHDIVHHVCDKHSIFKDAKLLYRFRKDDGTFPFNTEVKVFIRGQRLYEHLITGRDSILQLREEQGVAYQHSIPGCQLMDWLLQNGETESRRQGLEFCRALLEHGIIQHVSKKYDFFDSRLLYQFCINFRRRRHLSELLNETERDKKEGASVHVLEDNHADSPFVLPKIPPQEEHSGFQSVLKRNVTCEELLSPGAPFIKRVLTVMGDAVGWGFVIRGVAPVYVQAVDPGSPAAAAGVKVRQFVCQVNGRSVLHLDYLQVTRLVMTGPRTVVLEVMEPLG, encoded by the exons ATGGAGAAAATGAGAAGCAGCATAAACAGAAAATCAATGGCCAGACTGCACAAGACTAAAGTTATGATTGCTGGAGAACAACTGAG GTTGAGGCTGCATGATGGCAAACTGATCAAGGATCGACGGTACCATCTGCGCACTTACCCCAACTGCATTGTGGCCCAAGAGCTTACAGACTGGTTGATCAGCAACAAGGAAGCTCCCGATCGGGCCACAGCGGTCTGCCTCATGCAACAATTGATGGACCATGACATTGTACACCATG TTTGTGACAAGCACTCTATATTCAAGGATGCAAAATTGCTGTACCGTTTCCGTAAGGATGATGGCACATTTCCATTTAACACCGAGGTGAAGGTCTTCATCCGAGGACAACGATTGTATGAGCA TCTAATAACTGGCAGAGACTCTATTCTGCAACTAAGGGAGGAGCAGGGTGTTGCATACCAGCACTCCATCCCTGGCTGCCAGTTGATGGACTGGTTGTTacagaatggagagacagagagcaggcgCCAGGGTTTGGAGTTCTGCCGTGCTTTGCTAGAGCATGGCATCATTCAGCATG TGTCAAAGAAGTACGACTTCTTTGACAGTAGATTACTGTATCAGTTCTGCATCAATTTTCGCCGCCGGCGCCACCTGTCTGAGCTCTTGAATGAAACTGAGCGGGACAAAAAGGAAGGTGCATCAGTGCATGTACTGGAGGACAACCATGCCGACAGCCCCTTTGTCCTGCCCAAGATCCCCCCACAAGAGGAACACAGTGGGTTTCAATCTG TGCTTAAGAGGAATGTAACATGTGAGGAGCTACTGTCCCCAGGTGCACCCTTCATCAAGAGAGTGTTGACG GTGATGGGAGATGCAGTGGGCTGGGGCTTTGTGATTAGAGGTGTGGCTCCAGTTTACGTCCAGGCAGTTGATCCTGGAagccctgctgctgctgcaggggtTAAG GTGCGTCAGTTTGTGTGCCAGGTGAATGGGCGGAGCGTTCTCCACCTGGATTACCTCCAGGTCACCAGGTTGGTGATGACCGGACCTCGCACTGTTGTGTTGGAGGTCATGGAACCACTGGGGTGA
- the si:dkeyp-97e7.9 gene encoding DEP domain-containing mTOR-interacting protein isoform X2, with the protein MEKMRSSINRKSMARLHKTKVMIAGEQLRLRLHDGKLIKDRRYHLRTYPNCIVAQELTDWLISNKEAPDRATAVCLMQQLMDHDIVHHVCDKHSIFKDAKLLYRFRKDDGTFPFNTEVKVFIRGQRLYEHLITGRDSILQLREEQGVAYQHSIPGCQLMDWLLQNGETESRRQGLEFCRALLEHGIIQHVSKKYDFFDSRLLYQFCINFRRRRHLSELLNETERDKKEGASVHVLEDNHADSPFVLPKIPPQEEHSGFQSVQPTKPLKMIPNVHQAILNSLQLHASGYLPPATLSSAPVVRCNPKSVLKRNVTCEELLSPGAPFIKRVLTVMGDAVGWGFVIRGVAPVYVQAVDPGSPAAAAGVKVRQFVCQVNGRSVLHLDYLQVTRLVMTGPRTVVLEVMEPLG; encoded by the exons ATGGAGAAAATGAGAAGCAGCATAAACAGAAAATCAATGGCCAGACTGCACAAGACTAAAGTTATGATTGCTGGAGAACAACTGAG GTTGAGGCTGCATGATGGCAAACTGATCAAGGATCGACGGTACCATCTGCGCACTTACCCCAACTGCATTGTGGCCCAAGAGCTTACAGACTGGTTGATCAGCAACAAGGAAGCTCCCGATCGGGCCACAGCGGTCTGCCTCATGCAACAATTGATGGACCATGACATTGTACACCATG TTTGTGACAAGCACTCTATATTCAAGGATGCAAAATTGCTGTACCGTTTCCGTAAGGATGATGGCACATTTCCATTTAACACCGAGGTGAAGGTCTTCATCCGAGGACAACGATTGTATGAGCA TCTAATAACTGGCAGAGACTCTATTCTGCAACTAAGGGAGGAGCAGGGTGTTGCATACCAGCACTCCATCCCTGGCTGCCAGTTGATGGACTGGTTGTTacagaatggagagacagagagcaggcgCCAGGGTTTGGAGTTCTGCCGTGCTTTGCTAGAGCATGGCATCATTCAGCATG TGTCAAAGAAGTACGACTTCTTTGACAGTAGATTACTGTATCAGTTCTGCATCAATTTTCGCCGCCGGCGCCACCTGTCTGAGCTCTTGAATGAAACTGAGCGGGACAAAAAGGAAGGTGCATCAGTGCATGTACTGGAGGACAACCATGCCGACAGCCCCTTTGTCCTGCCCAAGATCCCCCCACAAGAGGAACACAGTGGGTTTCAATCTG TGCAGCCCACTAAACCATTGAAGATGATACCCAATGTGCATCAGGCCATTTTGAACTCTCTGCAGCTACATGCTAGTGGATATTTACCCCCTGccacactctcctctgccccagtGGTGAGATGCAATCCAAAATCAG TGCTTAAGAGGAATGTAACATGTGAGGAGCTACTGTCCCCAGGTGCACCCTTCATCAAGAGAGTGTTGACG GTGATGGGAGATGCAGTGGGCTGGGGCTTTGTGATTAGAGGTGTGGCTCCAGTTTACGTCCAGGCAGTTGATCCTGGAagccctgctgctgctgcaggggtTAAG GTGCGTCAGTTTGTGTGCCAGGTGAATGGGCGGAGCGTTCTCCACCTGGATTACCTCCAGGTCACCAGGTTGGTGATGACCGGACCTCGCACTGTTGTGTTGGAGGTCATGGAACCACTGGGGTGA
- the si:dkeyp-97e7.9 gene encoding DEP domain-containing mTOR-interacting protein isoform X1 → MEKMRSSINRKSMARLHKTKVMIAGEQLRLRLHDGKLIKDRRYHLRTYPNCIVAQELTDWLISNKEAPDRATAVCLMQQLMDHDIVHHVCDKHSIFKDAKLLYRFRKDDGTFPFNTEVKVFIRGQRLYEHLITGRDSILQLREEQGVAYQHSIPGCQLMDWLLQNGETESRRQGLEFCRALLEHGIIQHVSKKYDFFDSRLLYQFCINFRRRRHLSELLNETERDKKEGASVHVLEDNHADSPFVLPKIPPQEEHSGFQSAVQPTKPLKMIPNVHQAILNSLQLHASGYLPPATLSSAPVVRCNPKSVLKRNVTCEELLSPGAPFIKRVLTVMGDAVGWGFVIRGVAPVYVQAVDPGSPAAAAGVKVRQFVCQVNGRSVLHLDYLQVTRLVMTGPRTVVLEVMEPLG, encoded by the exons ATGGAGAAAATGAGAAGCAGCATAAACAGAAAATCAATGGCCAGACTGCACAAGACTAAAGTTATGATTGCTGGAGAACAACTGAG GTTGAGGCTGCATGATGGCAAACTGATCAAGGATCGACGGTACCATCTGCGCACTTACCCCAACTGCATTGTGGCCCAAGAGCTTACAGACTGGTTGATCAGCAACAAGGAAGCTCCCGATCGGGCCACAGCGGTCTGCCTCATGCAACAATTGATGGACCATGACATTGTACACCATG TTTGTGACAAGCACTCTATATTCAAGGATGCAAAATTGCTGTACCGTTTCCGTAAGGATGATGGCACATTTCCATTTAACACCGAGGTGAAGGTCTTCATCCGAGGACAACGATTGTATGAGCA TCTAATAACTGGCAGAGACTCTATTCTGCAACTAAGGGAGGAGCAGGGTGTTGCATACCAGCACTCCATCCCTGGCTGCCAGTTGATGGACTGGTTGTTacagaatggagagacagagagcaggcgCCAGGGTTTGGAGTTCTGCCGTGCTTTGCTAGAGCATGGCATCATTCAGCATG TGTCAAAGAAGTACGACTTCTTTGACAGTAGATTACTGTATCAGTTCTGCATCAATTTTCGCCGCCGGCGCCACCTGTCTGAGCTCTTGAATGAAACTGAGCGGGACAAAAAGGAAGGTGCATCAGTGCATGTACTGGAGGACAACCATGCCGACAGCCCCTTTGTCCTGCCCAAGATCCCCCCACAAGAGGAACACAGTGGGTTTCAATCTG CAGTGCAGCCCACTAAACCATTGAAGATGATACCCAATGTGCATCAGGCCATTTTGAACTCTCTGCAGCTACATGCTAGTGGATATTTACCCCCTGccacactctcctctgccccagtGGTGAGATGCAATCCAAAATCAG TGCTTAAGAGGAATGTAACATGTGAGGAGCTACTGTCCCCAGGTGCACCCTTCATCAAGAGAGTGTTGACG GTGATGGGAGATGCAGTGGGCTGGGGCTTTGTGATTAGAGGTGTGGCTCCAGTTTACGTCCAGGCAGTTGATCCTGGAagccctgctgctgctgcaggggtTAAG GTGCGTCAGTTTGTGTGCCAGGTGAATGGGCGGAGCGTTCTCCACCTGGATTACCTCCAGGTCACCAGGTTGGTGATGACCGGACCTCGCACTGTTGTGTTGGAGGTCATGGAACCACTGGGGTGA
- the LOC106582887 gene encoding transcription factor MafB, with amino-acid sequence MTAESQTNLGLPKNPLGYVSAFDLMKFDVKKETMQGIDRSFFGPCSELQRPDSVSSTPVSTPCSSVPSSPSYNPGEQRNPDDDLYWTPSSGGYSQQMYPNTFGLTPEDAVEALIGTTVHGHQPPLHGHQQALQSDFEGYGAAHNLNGHAQQYPGLNRQPDALSGPPDMQDMHCQNQYNHNKHDLDYSAPHSPDSQQSAHHLHQQNRHDRRLNVESGFSDDQLVSMSVRELNRHLRGLTKDDVMRLKQKRRTLKNRGYAQSCRYKRVQLKHVLEHEKTSLVTQVEQLKNELNRLARERDAYKLKCEKLTGSNGYHETGSTSDNPSSPEYFM; translated from the coding sequence ATGACCGCCGAATCGCAAACAAACCTGGGTCTGCCGAAAAACCCTTTGGGTTATGTCAGTGCGTTCGACTTGATGAAGTTCGATGTGAAGAAAGAGACAATGCAGGGGATCGACCGCTCATTCTTTGGGCCGTGCAGCGAGCTCCAGAGACCGGACTCAGTCTCCTCCACCCCGGTCAGCACCCCTTGCAGTTCGGTGCCCTCATCACCGAGTTATAATCCGGGTGAGCAGAGGAACCCTGATGATGATCTTTACTGGACGCCCAGCAGTGGAGGTTATTCTCAGCAAATGTATCCCAACACTTTTGGCCTGACACCTGAGGACGCAGTGGAGGCCCTCATCGGTACCACAGTCCACGGGCACCAACCCCCTCTACACGGTCACCAACAGGCTCTCCAATCAGATTTCGAAGGGTACGGGGCGGCACATAACCTCAACGGTCATGCCCAGCAGTACCCAGGACTTAACCGTCAACCCGACGCCCTCTCGGGTCCCCCAGATATGCAAGATATGCACTGCCAAAATCAATATAACCACAACAAGCACGACCTCGACTACTCGGCTCCGCACTCACCCGACTCGCAGCAAAGTGCGCACCACCTCCATCAGCAGAATCGCCACGACAGACGACTCAACGTGGAGAGCGGCTTCTCCGACGACCAGCTGGTGTCTATGTCAGTGAGGGAGCTCAATCGGCACTTGAGGGGTCTGACCAAGGACGACGTGATGCGTCTGAAGCAGAAGCGCCGAACCCTGAAAAACCGCGGTTATGCACAATCCTGCCGCTACAAACGTGTTCAGCTGAAACACGTTCTGGAGCATGAGAAGACCAGCCTCGTCACACAGGTGGAGCAGTTAAAGAACGAGCTCAACCGGCTGGCACGCGAGAGGGACGCATATAAACTCAAATGCGAGAAATTGACTGGGTCTAATGGTTACCATGAAACTGGGTCTACCAGTGACAATCCTTCCTCGCCCGAGTATTTTATGTGA